A stretch of Mycobacterium sp. ITM-2016-00316 DNA encodes these proteins:
- a CDS encoding carboxymuconolactone decarboxylase family protein: MLDLLTDLVALSPDGLTRENMLMRTVCAQAVGLAPLPFEAVTASPEADPVLAEFAEQFSVDVAGVSAEQRAALMAAYGAEVLGVAALMYVADFVPRVRAGLSALGLTFPDPDGWDHATHPADALLNRFTSAVGAMRGLDPLTTEIIRLRGATQHNCRLCKSLRETTALDAGGTESLYDDIGAYGESEQLTPAHKAALRYVDALIWTPSSVDEAAAVVLEHFSAEQALEITLDVMRNGTNKIAVALGGDTPRVADGVEHYLLGVDGQPVFS, translated from the coding sequence GTGCTGGACCTACTGACCGATCTGGTGGCGCTCTCCCCGGACGGGCTCACCCGCGAAAACATGCTGATGCGCACGGTGTGCGCCCAGGCGGTGGGGCTGGCGCCGCTGCCGTTTGAGGCGGTGACGGCATCCCCGGAGGCGGATCCGGTGCTGGCCGAGTTCGCCGAGCAGTTCAGCGTCGACGTCGCCGGGGTGTCTGCCGAGCAGCGGGCCGCTCTGATGGCCGCGTACGGGGCCGAGGTGCTCGGGGTGGCGGCGCTGATGTACGTCGCCGATTTCGTGCCCCGGGTGCGCGCCGGGCTGAGCGCGCTGGGCCTGACGTTTCCGGACCCGGACGGCTGGGATCACGCCACCCATCCGGCGGATGCGCTGTTGAACCGCTTCACCTCCGCGGTCGGCGCGATGCGCGGGCTGGACCCGTTGACCACCGAGATCATCCGGCTGCGCGGGGCCACCCAGCACAACTGCAGGCTCTGTAAGTCGCTGCGCGAGACGACCGCCCTGGATGCGGGCGGCACCGAGTCGCTGTATGACGACATCGGGGCCTATGGAGAGTCCGAGCAGCTGACGCCGGCGCACAAGGCGGCGCTGCGCTATGTCGATGCGCTGATCTGGACACCGTCATCGGTCGACGAGGCGGCCGCCGTTGTGCTCGAACACTTCTCGGCCGAGCAGGCCCTGGAGATCACGCTGGATGTGATGCGCAACGGCACCAACAAGATCGCGGTCGCGCTCGGTGGCGATACGCCACGGGTGGCCGACGGGGTGGAGCACTACCTGCTGGGTGTCGACGGGCAGCCCGTGTTCAGCTGA